In Brassica rapa cultivar Chiifu-401-42 chromosome A06, CAAS_Brap_v3.01, whole genome shotgun sequence, a single window of DNA contains:
- the LOC103874401 gene encoding probable sugar phosphate/phosphate translocator At5g25400, translated as MGKGGSLSEGVIKNIILSYTYVAIWIFLSFTVIVYNKYILDKKMYNWPFPISLTMIHMSFCSTLAFLLIKVFNFVEPVSMSRDTYLRSVVPIGALYSLSLWLSNSAYIYLSVSFIQMLKALMPVAVYSIGVLFKKEGFKPETMVNMLSISFGVAIAAYGEARFDVWGVILQLGAVAFEATRLVMIQILLASKGITLNPITSLYYVAPCCLAFLSVPWIVVEFPVLRDTSSFHFDYLVFGTNSFCAFALNLAVFLLVGKTSALTMNVAGVVKDWLLIAFSWSVIKDTVTPINLFGYGIAFLGVAYYNHAKLRALKAKEAQKSAQQSDEESGRLLEEKEGGRKNEPDN; from the coding sequence ATGGGGAAAGGCGGATCACTGAGCGAAGGCGTGATTAAAAACATCATCCTCTCGTACACTTACGTGGCGATATGGATCTTCCTCAGCTTCACCGTGATCGTCTACAACAAATACATCCTCGACAAGAAGATGTACAACTGGCCATTCCCCATCTCCCTAACCATGATCCACATGTCCTTCTGCTCAACCCTAGCTTTCCTCCTCATCAAGGTCTTCAACTTCGTCGAGCCTGTCTCAATGTCACGCGACACTTACCTCAGATCAGTCGTTCCTATCGGCGCGTTGTACTCACTCTCCCTCTGGCTCTCCAACTCGGCCTACATCTACCTTTCCGTCTCCTTCATCCAGATGCTCAAGGCCTTGATGCCTGTCGCTGTTTACTCCATCGGTGTCTTGTTTAAGAAGGAAGGTTTTAAGCCGGAGACAATGGTTAACATGTTGTCTATCTCCTTCGGCGTCGCGATAGCTGCTTACGGTGAAGCTAGGTTTGATGTGTGGGGTGTGATTCTCCAGCTAGGTGCGGTTGCGTTCGAAGCGACGCGTTTGGTAATGATTCAGATATTACTTGCGTCTAAAGGAATCACGTTGAACCCTATCACTTCTCTTTATTACGTTGCACCTTGTTGTTTGGCTTTCTTGTCTGTTCCTTGGATTGTTGTGGAGTTTCCTGTCCTGAGAGACACCTCTAGCTTCCATTTCGACTACCTCGTGTTCGGGACCAACTCGTTCTGTGCGTTTGCTTTGAATCTTGCTGTTTTTCTTTTGGTGGGGAAGACATCTGCCTTGACCATGAATGTTGCTGGTGTGGTTAAGGACTGGCTCTTGATCGCCTTCTCATGGTCGGTGATTAAGGACACTGTGACTCCTATTAATCTTTTTGGTTACGGGATTGCGTTCTTGGGCGTTGCTTATTACAATCACGCTAAGTTAAGAGCATTGAAGGCTAAAGAGGCTCAGAAGAGTGCTCAGCAGAGTGATGAAGAGAGTGGTCGGCTTTTGGAAGAGAAGGAAGGTGGGAGGAAGAACGAGCCAGATAATTAG
- the LOC103874402 gene encoding putative nucleobase-ascorbate transporter 10 translates to MANGGGNNNAGGGNNNNGGGGNNNAGGGNNNGGGGNRNGGGGNTNNSGGCNRTVELQPHPVKEQLPGIQYCVNSPPPWLEAVVLGFQHYLLSLGITVLIPSLLVPIMGGGDAEKARVIQTMLFVSGLTTLLHSFFGTRLPVIAAASYAYIIPITSIISSSRFTHYIDPFERFVRTMRSIQGALIVAGCFQVLVCFFGVWRNIARFLSPLSIAPLATFAGLGLYQIGFPLLARCVEVGLPGLILLVLVTQYLPRCLKMKQGGIWDGSRCDRYGIMICIPLAWLLALLLTSSGVYNHKPQTTQISCRTDRNGLISNTPWIYLPYPFQWGSPTFHFTDSFAMMAASFVTLFESTGLFYASARYGSATPIPPSVISRGTGWLGVGVLLNGMLGGVSGITTSTENVGLLAMTKIGSRRVIQISATFMLFFSIFGKFGAFFASIPLPIMASVYCIVLCFVSSAGLSFLQFCNLNSFNTKFILGFSFFMAISIPQYFREYYNGGWRSDHHSSWFEDVIRVIFMSHTTVAGMIAIVLDCTLSRENDEAKKDCGLKWWEKFRLYNLDVRNDEFYGLPCCLNKFFPSH, encoded by the exons ATGGCAAATGGTGGCGGCAACAATAACGCTGGTGGcggcaacaacaacaacggtGGTGGGGGCAACAACAACGCTGGTGGAGGCAACAACAACGGTGGTGGCGGAAACCGCAACGGTGGTGGCGGAAACACAAACAACAGTGGAGGTTGCAATAGGACGGTGGAGTTACAACCCCACCCGGTGAAAGAACAACTCCCCGGCATTCAGTATTGTGTCAACAGTCCTCCTCCTTGGc TTGAAGCGGTAGTGCTAGGTTTCCAACATTATCTGCTGAGTCTCGGCATCACGGTTCTTATTCCAAGTCTCTTAGTTCCAATCATGGGAGGTGGTGAT GCAGAGAAAGCTAGAGTTATACAAACAATGCTATTTGTGTCTGGATTAACAACATTGTTacattctttctttggaactCGATTGCCTGTAATAGCTGCTGCTTCTTATGCCTATATCATACCTATCACTTCCATTATTTCCTCAAGCCGCTTCACTCACTACATTGATCCTTTTGAA AGATTTGTGAGAACAATGAGAAGTATACAAGGGGCTCTGATTGTCGCCGGCTGTTTCCAAGTTCTTGTATGTTTCTTCGGCGTATGGAGAAATATCGCCAG ATTTCTAAGCCCACTCTCGATTGCTCCTTTGGCAACGTTTGCCGGTCTTGGACTCTACCAAATTGGCTTCCCTTTG TTGGCGAGGTGCGTTGAAGTGGGACTTCCCGGGTTGATCTTACTGGTTTTAGTCACGCAG TACTTACCGCGCTGTCTGAAGATGAAGCAAGGGGGAATTTGGGACGGATCAAGATGCGATCGTTATGGGATAATGATATGCATTCCATTGGCTTGGTTGTTAGCTCTGCTACTCACATCAAGTGGTGTATATAACCACAAGCCTCAAACTACTCAAATTAGTTGCCGTACAGATCGTAATGGTCTCATCTCCAACACTCCTTG GATATACTTACCATATCCTTTCCAATGGGGAAGCCCAACCTTCCACTTCACTGATTCTTTCGCCATGATGGCTgcttctttcgtcactctcttTGAG TCGACGGGTTTGTTCTACGCATCTGCAAGATATGGAAGTGCAACTCCGATCCCACCATCAGTTATTAGCCGTGGTACTGGCTGGCTG GGAGTTGGAGTGTTACTGAACGGCATGCTTGGAGGCGTCTCAGGGATCACAACATCAAC AGAAAATGTTGGACTTTTGGCAATGACTAAAATTGGGAGTCGAAGAGTGATACAAATATCAGCTACCTTCATGCTCTTTTTCTccatttttg GAAAGTTTGGAGCCTTTTTCGCGTCCATACCATTACCAATCATGGCGTCCGTTTACTGCATCGTCTTGTGTTTTGTGT CTTCTGCGGGGCTTAGCTTTCTACAGTTTTGCAACCTTAACAGCTTCAACACCAAATTCATCTTAGGATTTTCCTTTTTCATGGCTATTTCAATTCCTCAATACTTTAGAGAATACTACAATGGAGGTTGGCGGTCTGATCATCACTCCAGTTGG TTTGAAGATGTGATAAGAGTGATATTTATGTCACACACAACGGTTGCGGGAATGATAGCAATAGTGCTTGATTGCACATTGTCTCGTGAGAACGATGAAGCCAAGAAAGATTGTGGGCTGAAATGGTGGGAAAAGTTCAGATTATACAATCTCGATGTCCGAAACGATGAGTTTTATGGTCTACCTTGCTGCCTCAACAAATTCTTCCCTTCTCATTGA
- the LOC103874400 gene encoding ethylene-responsive transcription factor SHINE 3: protein MGRREETINTIECVERTCKKQRVEDNRKKRRISLTENLRTLIIYSIKMVHSKKFRGVRQRQWGSWVSEIRHPLFKRRVWLGTFNTAEEAAKAYDQAAVIMNGHNAKTNFPVIKSNDSDSSDINSLSRSPKWLSEHLNAKLRKNCKDQTPYLTCLRLDNDSSHIGVWQKRAGSKTTQNWVKLVELSDGVNARAGDVGINKMKKKIDDVEEEDQVAMQMIEELLNWTCPASASISGLH from the exons ATGGGAAGGAGAGAAGAGACAATAAATACCATAGAATGCGTAGAGAGGACGTGCAAAAAGCAGAGAGTTGAAGATAacagaaagaaaagaagaatctCTCTCACAGAGAACTTAAGAACCCTAATAATTTATAGCATCAAAATGGTACATTCGAAGAAATTCCGAGGTGTCCGCCAGCGTCAGTGGGGTTCTTGGGTCTCTGAGATTCGTCATCCTCTCTT TAAGAGAAGGGTGTGGCTAGGAACATTCAACACGGCGGAGGAAGCGGCTAAAGCCTACGACCAAGCAGCGGTTATAATGAATGGCCATAACGCGAAGACCAACTTTCCCGTCATCAAATCCAACGACTCAGATTCTTCAGACATCAACTCTCTCTCAAGGTCGCCTAAATGGTTATCAGAACACCTCAACGCTAAGCTAAGGAAAAACTGTAAAGACCAGACACCATATCTGACATGTCTCCGCCTCGATAACGACAGCTCACACATCGGCGTCTGGCAGAAACGCGCCGGGtcaaaaacaactcaaaactgGGTCAAGCTTGTTGAACTTAGCGACGGCGTTAACGCACGGGCCGGTGATGTTGGGATTAAtaagatgaagaaaaaaatcGACGACGTTGAGGAAGAAGATCAGGTGGCAATGCAGATGATCGAGGAGCTTCTCAACTGGACTTGTCCTGCTTCTGCATCCATTTCAGGTCTTCActag